GAGCAGCATCAGCAACGCGACCATTCCGGTGTCGACGTGCCAGTACGGCACGGTCCATCGTGCTTCGTCGCGATCGGTCCACCCTTTGTCCTCGCGCGCGTACCGATCGAGATAGGCCCGTTTGCACGACAGGGTCACCGCGACCACGGGCGCTCGCCCGACGCCGGCCCGTGTGGTCGGTGACCAGCTGGCAGCGGTCTGGTCGATCGCGGTGGCATCCCAGAACATCTGCCGGTCTGCTTCCTCAGTGAGCATCAGCAACGCGTAGCCCTGCGCGAAGCCCGCCGAGGGTGCGCGCAGCCCGGCGGCAACGATCCGCTCGACCGCGGCGGGATCGATCGGCCGTCCGT
The genomic region above belongs to Mycobacteriales bacterium and contains:
- a CDS encoding nitroreductase family protein gives rise to the protein MDLSEVLRRRRMVRHFDGRPIDPAAVERIVAAGLRAPSAGFAQGYALLMLTEEADRQMFWDATAIDQTAASWSPTTRAGVGRAPVVAVTLSCKRAYLDRYAREDKGWTDRDEARWTVPYWHVDTGMVALLMLL